One region of Trueperaceae bacterium genomic DNA includes:
- a CDS encoding ABC transporter substrate-binding protein, which translates to MHRRNRLTVLVAALLALAGAALAQPKVVDYSSLGMEPGTVGGSITLPLGAAPPTFLYYAQIDNATQTLTGQVFDSLVEFNLETYELEPGLAASWDVSEDGTVYTFHLREGVTWHDGEPFTAEDVVFTYENIIANPEARAGDAAQFTFTVEGEQRQVTFEAPDDNTVVMTLPAPSAAFLLQQRFPIMPKHKLLEFSVEGGAQPGDINNAWPTDVDLSEVVGTGPFMYESYTPGQLVVLRRNPNYWKQDTAGTQLPYLEELRYLVVQGTEAQTAQFLAGNLDQLNISGAQFPNFKDLEQQGSGFHVVVSDALFGSPPHVAFNFDDPTFGELFSNHEFRKAMEFAVNRQRVIDDVYNGLATLPGTPTAPADGTFYEDTTGLMNMYDLEAAAAALDALGVVDSDGDGIRNMPGGGPNLQFGLTYASDSQTFTDIATIVQNDFAQIGIQADLVAVQNAALLSTGLAGDYQAIIVALGNQPDPELRKPIWQPGGALYYWHRSTQPAEPGGEPNFDAMADWERRVYEIFDQGTVMVDQAARVALYKEWQRLNAEYAPVIMIAKPTNVAAVWDHVGNFVYSLGVIPGYNPVPLYTVEQ; encoded by the coding sequence ATGCACCGCAGAAACCGCTTGACCGTGCTGGTGGCCGCGCTGCTCGCCCTGGCCGGCGCGGCCCTGGCGCAGCCGAAGGTCGTGGACTACTCGAGCCTGGGCATGGAGCCCGGCACCGTAGGCGGCAGCATCACCCTGCCGCTCGGGGCGGCGCCGCCCACGTTCCTCTACTACGCGCAGATCGACAACGCCACCCAGACCCTCACCGGCCAGGTGTTCGACTCCCTCGTCGAGTTCAACCTCGAGACCTACGAGCTCGAGCCGGGCCTGGCGGCGAGCTGGGACGTCTCCGAGGACGGCACCGTCTACACCTTCCACCTGCGCGAGGGCGTCACGTGGCACGACGGCGAGCCTTTCACGGCCGAGGACGTCGTGTTCACCTACGAGAACATCATCGCGAACCCCGAGGCGCGCGCCGGCGACGCCGCCCAGTTCACGTTCACCGTCGAGGGCGAGCAGCGTCAGGTGACCTTCGAGGCGCCCGACGACAACACCGTCGTCATGACGCTCCCGGCCCCGTCCGCCGCGTTCCTGCTGCAGCAGCGCTTCCCGATCATGCCGAAGCACAAGCTGCTGGAGTTCAGCGTCGAGGGCGGCGCCCAGCCCGGCGACATCAACAACGCCTGGCCGACCGACGTCGACCTCTCGGAGGTCGTGGGCACCGGTCCGTTCATGTACGAGAGCTACACGCCCGGCCAGCTCGTGGTCCTGCGGCGCAACCCGAACTACTGGAAGCAGGACACCGCCGGCACGCAGCTCCCGTACCTCGAGGAGCTCCGCTACCTCGTGGTGCAGGGCACCGAGGCCCAGACGGCGCAGTTCCTGGCCGGCAACCTCGACCAGCTCAACATCTCGGGCGCGCAGTTCCCGAACTTCAAGGACCTGGAGCAGCAGGGCTCCGGCTTCCACGTCGTCGTCAGCGACGCGCTGTTCGGCTCGCCGCCCCACGTCGCCTTCAACTTCGACGACCCGACCTTCGGCGAGCTGTTCTCGAACCACGAGTTCCGCAAGGCCATGGAGTTCGCCGTCAACCGCCAGCGCGTGATCGACGACGTCTACAACGGCCTCGCCACGCTCCCCGGCACGCCTACCGCACCCGCCGACGGCACGTTCTACGAGGACACCACCGGCCTCATGAACATGTACGACCTCGAGGCCGCCGCCGCGGCCCTCGACGCGCTGGGCGTGGTCGACAGCGACGGCGACGGCATCCGCAACATGCCGGGCGGCGGACCGAACCTGCAGTTCGGCCTCACCTACGCCTCCGACTCGCAGACCTTCACCGACATCGCCACGATCGTCCAGAACGACTTCGCGCAGATCGGCATCCAGGCCGACCTCGTCGCCGTGCAGAACGCGGCGCTGCTCTCGACGGGCCTCGCCGGCGACTACCAGGCGATCATCGTGGCGCTGGGCAACCAGCCCGACCCCGAGCTCCGCAAGCCCATCTGGCAGCCGGGCGGCGCGCTCTACTACTGGCACCGCTCCACCCAGCCGGCCGAGCCGGGCGGCGAGCCGAACTTCGACGCCATGGCCGACTGGGAGCGCCGGGTCTACGAGATCTTCGACCAGGGCACGGTCATGGTCGACCAGGCGGCGCGCGTCGCGCTCTACAAGGAGTGGCAGCGCCTCAACGCCGAGTACGCGCCCGTGATCATGATCGCCAAGCCCACCAACGTCGCCGCCGTGTGGGACCACGTCGGCAACTTCGTCTACAGCCTGGGCGTCATCCCCGGGTACAACCCCGTCCCGCTCTACACCGTCGAGCAGTGA
- a CDS encoding ABC transporter permease yields MLVYVIRRIAVMVPTLFLVSVVCFFVIQIAPGSFTDRYLEDPRMSPAQVARIQQQLGLDRPAHEQFLRWVGGIVARGDFGFSFFANRPVWSVIGERLWWTVLVAGITMVFAWVVAVPLGIYTALRRNGVTDFFASFVGYVGLATPDFLVALLLVSLVLQSGGTNVGGLFSPQYIAAPWSWARFLDFLNHMWIPVLAIGTGSIAAVMRQMRANLLDVLNADYVRTARSKGLPERRVINRHAVRTALNPLVSLAGLSLPELINGTIIASIVLNLPTIGPLLYDSLINKDQYVAMSLLLLSSVLLMAGNLLADIALAWIDPRIRYD; encoded by the coding sequence GTGCTTGTCTACGTGATCAGGCGCATCGCCGTGATGGTCCCGACGCTGTTCCTGGTGTCGGTCGTCTGCTTCTTCGTCATCCAGATCGCGCCCGGGTCGTTCACCGACCGCTACCTCGAGGACCCGCGCATGAGCCCCGCCCAGGTGGCGCGCATCCAGCAGCAGCTCGGCCTCGACCGGCCCGCTCACGAGCAGTTCCTGCGCTGGGTGGGCGGCATCGTCGCGCGCGGCGACTTCGGCTTCAGCTTCTTCGCCAACAGGCCGGTGTGGAGCGTGATCGGCGAGCGCCTGTGGTGGACGGTGCTCGTGGCCGGCATCACGATGGTCTTCGCCTGGGTCGTGGCCGTGCCGCTCGGCATCTACACGGCCCTGCGGCGCAACGGCGTCACCGACTTCTTCGCCAGCTTCGTGGGCTACGTCGGCCTCGCCACCCCCGACTTCCTCGTGGCGCTGCTGCTCGTGTCGCTGGTGCTGCAGTCCGGCGGGACGAACGTGGGCGGGCTGTTCAGCCCGCAGTACATCGCCGCGCCGTGGAGCTGGGCTAGGTTCCTCGACTTCCTCAACCACATGTGGATACCGGTGCTGGCGATCGGCACGGGCAGCATCGCCGCGGTCATGAGGCAGATGCGCGCGAACCTTCTCGACGTGCTGAACGCCGACTACGTGCGCACGGCCCGCTCGAAGGGCCTGCCGGAGCGCCGGGTCATCAACAGGCACGCCGTGCGCACCGCGCTCAACCCGCTGGTCTCGCTCGCCGGCCTCAGCCTGCCCGAGCTGATCAACGGGACGATCATCGCCAGCATCGTCCTGAACCTCCCGACGATCGGGCCGCTGCTCTACGACTCGCTGATCAACAAGGACCAGTACGTCGCGATGTCGCTCCTGTTGCTCTCCAGCGTCCTGCTGATGGCGGGCAACCTCCTGGCCGACATCGCCCTCGCCTGGATCGACCCGCGGATCCGCTATGACTGA
- a CDS encoding ABC transporter permease, producing MSEPERLLRRRTRHRGEGRTPLQLAWRRFRRSRSGMVGGVVLVVLYLIALFSQFLAPYSITRQYPAVYQPPQRLHFLHEGRLVWPYVRPMVQERDPVTFRRRFVEDTSERLPLRLFVRGDPYRFLGLIPSDRHLFGVEGGTFFALGTDRFGRDLLSRVLVGSQVSLTVGIIGIAISFAIGIFIGGLSGYYGGWVDQVLQRFIEVLLSFPRLPILLALATVIPPSWPSTWVYAGIVAVLAVIGWASLARVVRGQVLAVREVDFVSAARALGARDVSIVVKHVVPNLTSYLIVAATLALPGYILGESTLSFLGLGIKEPMTSWGLLLKDAQSFEALRLYPWLLAPGALIVVSVLAFNFVGDALRDAADVRTQ from the coding sequence GTGAGCGAGCCCGAACGCCTCCTTCGTCGCCGCACGCGACACCGCGGCGAGGGGCGCACGCCGCTCCAGCTGGCGTGGCGCCGGTTCCGGCGCTCGCGGTCGGGCATGGTCGGCGGCGTCGTGCTCGTCGTCCTGTACCTCATCGCACTGTTCTCGCAGTTCCTCGCGCCGTACTCGATAACGCGGCAGTACCCAGCGGTCTACCAGCCGCCGCAGCGGCTGCACTTCCTCCACGAGGGCCGGCTGGTGTGGCCGTACGTGCGCCCGATGGTGCAGGAGCGCGACCCCGTGACGTTCCGCCGCCGCTTCGTCGAGGACACCAGCGAGCGGCTGCCGCTGCGCCTGTTCGTGAGGGGCGATCCCTACCGGTTCCTCGGGCTCATACCCAGCGACAGGCACCTCTTCGGCGTCGAGGGCGGCACGTTCTTCGCGCTCGGCACCGACCGCTTCGGCCGCGACCTCCTCTCGCGCGTCCTCGTCGGCTCGCAGGTGTCACTGACCGTGGGGATCATCGGCATCGCCATCTCCTTCGCCATCGGCATCTTCATCGGCGGCCTGTCCGGCTACTACGGAGGCTGGGTCGACCAGGTCCTGCAGCGGTTCATCGAGGTGCTGCTCTCGTTCCCGCGGCTGCCCATACTGCTCGCCCTCGCCACCGTGATCCCGCCGTCGTGGCCGTCCACGTGGGTGTACGCGGGGATCGTGGCGGTCCTGGCCGTGATCGGCTGGGCCAGCCTCGCCCGCGTCGTCAGGGGCCAGGTGCTGGCCGTGCGCGAGGTCGACTTCGTGTCCGCCGCCAGGGCGCTGGGCGCACGCGACGTGTCTATCGTCGTCAAGCACGTCGTCCCGAACCTGACCTCGTACCTGATCGTCGCGGCCACGCTGGCGCTGCCCGGCTACATCCTGGGCGAGAGCACGCTGTCGTTCCTCGGCCTCGGCATCAAGGAGCCCATGACGTCCTGGGGCCTGCTGCTGAAGGACGCGCAGAGCTTCGAGGCCCTGCGGCTCTACCCCTGGCTGCTCGCGCCCGGCGCGCTCATCGTCGTCTCCGTCCTGGCCTTCAACTTCGTCGGCGACGCCCTGCGCGACGCCGCCGACGTGCGCACGCAGTGA